From a single Zygotorulaspora mrakii chromosome 2, complete sequence genomic region:
- the BNA1 gene encoding 3-hydroxyanthranilate 3,4-dioxygenase (similar to Saccharomyces cerevisiae BNA1 (YJR025C); ancestral locus Anc_5.128) translates to MLNTIPLNIDAWLKENDSLLQPPVNNYCLHRGGFTVMIVGGPNERTDYHVNPTPEWFYQKKGAMTLKVVDESKKSDDRFIDITIKEGDSYLLPGNVPHSPVRYADTVGLVLEQDRPAGAHDRMRWYCSNCREIVCELSFQMIDLGTQVKEGILEFENDVEKRTCSNCGTLNFSRPQGAN, encoded by the coding sequence ATGCTCAATACAATACCACTTAATATAGATGCATGGTTGAAAGAGAATGACTCTTTACTTCAGCCACCCGTTAACAATTACTGTCTTCATAGAGGCGGTTTTACCGTGATGATTGTTGGTGGGCCAAATGAGCGTACCGATTACCATGTTAATCCTACGCCCGAATGGTTTTACCAAAAGAAAGGCGCAATGACTTTGAAAGTAGTCGATGAGTCTAAAAAGAGCGATGACAGATTTATCGATATCACCATTAAAGAAGGTGATTCATATTTGTTGCCAGGAAATGTTCCTCACAGTCCAGTGAGATACGCGGACACCGTAGGACTTGTACTTGAGCAAGATCGTCCAGCCGGCGCACATGACCGCATGAGATGGTATTGTTCGAATTGCAGAGAAATTGTCTGTGAGCTGAGTTTCCAAATGATTGATCTAGGTACTCAAGTTAAGGAAGGCATTCTTGAATTCGAAAATGATGTGGAAAAAAGAACATGCTCAAATTGCGGCACattaaacttttcaagGCCTCAAGGTGCCAACTAA
- the MVB12 gene encoding ubiquitin-binding ESCRT-I subunit protein MVB12 (similar to Saccharomyces cerevisiae MVB12 (YGR206W); ancestral locus Anc_5.127) — MGELNTNIDDILLKSPLYNAHGSAFPHMDLKKLEAPQIRLQPLQPSSQVFESWHKECENLINLCNVHDQGPKQFDQWYTEKFMSSKPPGMIENVMLSPSRR, encoded by the coding sequence ATGGGTGAGCTCAATACTAATATTGATGATATACTTCTCAAATCACCGCTTTATAATGCACATGGATCGGCTTTTCCACACATGGATCTGAAAAAACTAGAAGCCCCGCAAATCAGACTGCAGCCTTTACAACCTAGTAGTCAAGTATTTGAGTCGTGGCATAAGGAATgtgaaaatttgataaatctATGTAACGTTCATGACCAAGGGCCAAAGCAGTTTGATCAGTGGTATACAGAAAAGTTTATGAGTAGCAAGCCACCGGGGATGATAGAAAATGTTATGCTTTCACCATCACGGCGGTAA
- the CIR1 gene encoding Cir1p (similar to Saccharomyces cerevisiae YGR207C; ancestral locus Anc_5.126) produces MASKQLRILVPVKRVVDYQIRPRVNKAGNAIETNGVKFSINPFDDIAVEEAVRIKEKNKSLVENIHAVSIGPAKAQDILRNCLAKGADTSTLIDSKDVQLEPLAVAKVLKEIVDKQKTNLIIMGKQAIDDDCNNTGQMLAGLLNWPQATNAAKVEFVDSDTVKVTREIDGGEETISGTLPMVITTDLRLNTPRYVGLQNLMKAKKKPMEKLSLKDFSNVDVQPRLKVISMEEPKPRAPGVAVKSVDELIEKLKDVKAI; encoded by the coding sequence ATGGCTAGCAAACAATTACGTATTCTTGTACCTGTCAAACGGGTTGTTGACTACCAAATCAGGCCAAGGGTTAACAAAGCTGGAAATGCAATTGAAACCAATGGTGTGAAATTTAGTATCAACCCGTTTGACGATATTGCAGTTGAGGAGGCTGTCAGgatcaaggaaaaaaataaatctcTGGTTGAAAATATCCATGCAGTTTCTATTGGTCCTGCCAAAGCACAAGATATCTTGAGGAACTGTCTCGCAAAAGGAGCAGATACATCGACTTTAATCGATAGTAAGGATGTTCAACTGGAACCACTGGCTGTCGCTAAAGTACTCAAGGAAATAGTCGATAAGCAAAAGACAAATTTAATCATTATGGGTAAACAAgcaattgatgatgattgCAACAACACCGGGCAAATGCTGGCAGGCCTATTGAACTGGCCACAAGCTACAAATGCAGCTAAGGTAGAGTTTGTTGATTCTGACACAGTCAAGGTTACCCGTGAAATCGACGGCGGTGAGGAAACCATTAGCGGCACTTTGCCCATGGTCATTACAACGGATTTACGTTTAAATACTCCGCGCTACGTCGGTTTGCAAAACTTGATgaaagcaaagaaaaaaccTATGGAGAAGCTaagtttgaaagatttcagTAATGTAGACGTGCAGCCAAGATTGAAAGTCATCTCTATGGAAGAACCAAAACCAAGAGCACCCGGAGTCGCCGTCAAGTCTGTTGATGAACTAATCgaaaaactgaaagatGTCAAAGCAATCTAA
- the SER2 gene encoding phosphoserine phosphatase (similar to Saccharomyces cerevisiae SER2 (YGR208W); ancestral locus Anc_5.125) gives MYTPLMKKKKIVSSMLQLLETSSHQPEMSSFVITCISHEDVLNLEKRAEISKKINAVLSSDGYEVESEQQSSENAFDIYVENSNTISLKEFHLLLKEVIDSVKDADLIVQLNNKYRQKKLIVFDMDSTLIYQEVIELIAAYANVEDKVREITERAMNNELDFKQSLQERVKLLKGLKIDDLYDQIKSKLEITKGVPELCQALHNNGCKLAVLSGGFIPFAKFIKEQLNLDYAEANILETDSDGLLTGFTKGTVVDGQYKAETLLRLCKEFDIPVEASCMVGDGGNDLPAMNVAGFGVAWNAKPRVQELAPSKLNTKSMINLLHVFGYLEI, from the coding sequence ATGTATACAccattgatgaaaaaaaaaaaaatagtatCATCGATGTTGCAATTACTTGAGACATCTAGCCATCAACCCGAGATGTCCAGTTTTGTTATCACTTGTATTAGTCACGAGGACGTTTTGAACTTGGAGAAAAGGGCTGAaatctccaaaaaaatcaatgctGTACTCAGTTCTGATGGATACGAAGTCGAAAGCGAGCAGCAATCATCTGAAAATGCCTTCGATATATACGTCGAAAACTCAAATACTATTTCTCTGAAGGAATTCCACCTATTGCTCAAAGAAGTCATCGATTCAGTTAAGGATGCTGATTTaattgttcaattgaacaacAAATACcgtcaaaaaaaattgattgtGTTTGACATGGACTCAACATTAATCTACCAAGAAGTTATCGAACTAATTGCTGCATATGCCAATGTCGAGGACAAAGTTCGTGAAATTACGGAGCGTGCGATGAACAACGAGTTAGACTTCAAACAATCGTTACAGGAACGTGTTAAATTACTGAAAGGCCTCAAGATAGACGATCTGTATGATCAAATCAAATCGAAATTGGAAATCACTAAAGGTGTTCCAGAACTTTGTCAAGCTTTGCATAACAACGGATGCAAATTAGCTGTCTTGAGTGGTGGATTTATACCATTTGCAAAGTTTATTAAAGAGCAACTAAATTTGGATTATGCTGAAGCCAACATCCTTGAGACCGATTCCGACGGTCTACTCACGGGGTTCACCAAGGGCACAGTTGTTGACGGACAGTACAAAGCAGAGACGTTGTTGAGGCTATGTAAAGAGTTCGATATTCCAGTCGAAGCAAGTTGTATGGTAGGTGATGGCGGTAATGATTTGCCCGCAATGAATGTCGCAGGTTTTGGTGTCGCATGGAATGCAAAACCCAGAGTCCAAGAACTTGCGCCAAGCAAGTTGAATACTAAATCAATGATAAACTTGCTGCACGTATTTGGATATTTGGAGATTTAA
- the TRX2 gene encoding thioredoxin TRX2 (similar to Saccharomyces cerevisiae TRX2 (YGR209C) and TRX1 (YLR043C); ancestral locus Anc_5.124), whose protein sequence is MVSAIASASDFDKVISVDKLVVVDFFAVWCGPCKMIAPMIEKFSTEYTEADFYKVDVDELPDVARKCEVSSMPTFILYKSGKPVAKVVGANPAAVKQAIASNI, encoded by the coding sequence ATGGTAAGTGCAATTGCTTCTGCTAGTGATTTCGACAAAGTTATTTCTGTCGACAAATTGGTCGTCGTTGACTTCTTCGCTGTCTGGTGTGGTCCATGTAAGATGATTGCTCCAATGATCGAAAAGTTCTCTACTGAGTACACTGAAGCTGATTTCTACAAGGTTGACGTGGATGAGTTGCCAGATGTTGCAAGAAAGTGTGAAGTTTCCTCTATGCCAACTTTTATTCTATACAAAAGCGGTAAACCAGTCGCTAAGGTTGTTGGTGCTAACCCTGCAGCTGTAAAGCAAGCCATTGCTTCCAACATTTAA
- the STU2 gene encoding Stu2p (similar to Saccharomyces cerevisiae STU2 (YLR045C); ancestral locus Anc_5.123) — protein MNGGADNDDVDFTKLPLNERLTHKLWKARSDGYQELNRLFSNATQKQGKDDDSFMIYWKDPSRFGDYVTDSNVVAQEQAILALECLLKNVGLPKQIDVKTVMYNWIPALAEKGLASSRAVTKNKAMECIILICSFDDSIAESVELVLPFFNKKLPKLVAASINCIRELLASFGFAKAPLNNLLPELLDPLVKLAGHADRNVRAQTIALIVEIYKANGRNKSLLNELLLTHLKPIQQNELEKLFDEADSNMSASRGSKRLFQWEKEQMELEKNRLQENQQTDKDGDTLMDLKLKAEEPALDIDPFEMLPAESILDKLPAGFHDRISSTKWKDRVEALQEFWDNTLSKVKKIKYERQEYTEILSLYAQIIQFDANVQAVTIVAQSIQKICEKLRFPGFSKNYVTIIFVPLLQRTKEKKPSVIEAIRGCLQSVCKLYNPLSSEDNNEDMLQEILEFMKHKNPQIRMETTELFSFILRELPVSKEVIDKNLQDEIIPTVIRIVNDTQPTIRNSGFGCFAQLLRIMGRNETFTNALEKLDSLKRKKIQELCAKLPESSSSPSLSAENLERGRVHSGRFDSRPSSSSSIPSKRVASSPLKKVSKAASPNVQKSRMLLTSQSLAMPRSMPGSPSTRTPNSISTGNGTKSPVQLQKLINEKQNWLKERQHLSNHINELTSTQNRINDENEMLREQLKNLQTEIHERGLQVRSKDLQLAKLQDRVEQLQAQAHAQSQQNNRLLQLERNQQQAPTSLSSDTASAISTNLGVRSVSSSSFEPLTERSKHLRTPSESSDDLPRRVDSLQLNHSLASSNNDIINEESWKRAAEVTSQLKARIERMRAKTKGISNNF, from the coding sequence ATGAACGGTGGAGCAGATAATGATGACGTGGACTTCACAAAGCTACCATTGAATGAAAGACTAACTCATAAGCTTTGGAAGGCACGGTCTGATGGGTACCAGGAGTTGAATAGGTTGTTTAGCAATGCTACTCAGAAGCAGGGCAAAGATGATGATTCATTCATGATATATTGGAAAGATCCATCTCGTTTTGGGGACTATGTTACCGATAGTAATGTTGTAGCGCAGGAGCAAGCGATCTTGGCGCTTGAATGTTTACTAAAGAATGTGGGGTTGCCAAAACAAATAGATGTAAAGACCGTAATGTACAATTGGATCCCTGCGTTGGCCGAGAAAGGCTTAGCATCATCTCGAGCTGTGACAAAGAACAAGGCAATGGAGTGCATCATTTTGATATGCTCTTTCGATGACTCGATCGCGGAGTCTGTTGAATTGGTTCTGCCGTTTTTCAATAAGAAGCTCCCCAAATTGGTCGCTGCCTCTATCAATTGCATCCGGGAGCTACTTGCGTCATTTGGGTTTGCCAAGGCTCCATTGAATAATCTTTTACCTGAACTATTAGATCCACTGGTTAAATTAGCTGGTCATGCTGATAGAAATGTTAGAGCTCAAACGATTGCATtgattgttgaaatttatAAGGCTAATGGCAGAAACAAATCACTTTTGAACGAATTACTGCTAACGCATCTGAAACCAATCCAGCAAaatgaattggaaaagCTTTTCGACGAGGCTGATTCAAATATGTCAGCCTCTAGGGGCTCGAAAAGATTATTCCAAtgggaaaaagaacaaatggaattggaaaagaataGGTTGCAGGAAAACCAACAAACGGATAAAGACGGTGATACGCTTATGGATCTTAAGTTAAAGGCAGAAGAGCCTGCATTAGATATCGATCCTTTTGAGATGTTACCTGCCGAAAGTATACTAGATAAGCTGCCTGCAGGTTTCCATGATAGGATATCTTCgacaaaatggaaagatagAGTTGAAGCTTTGCAAGAATTTTGGGATAATACACTGtcaaaagtgaaaaaaataaaatatgaAAGGCAAGAATATACTGAAATTTTATCTCTTTATGCGCAAATAATTCAATTTGACGCAAATGTCCAGGCTGTAACAATAGTCGCACAATcaatacaaaaaatatgtgAGAAACTAAGGTTTCCGGGATTTAGCAAAAACTACGTCACGATAATATTTGTTCCTCTGTTACAGAGAACAAAGGAGAAAAAGCCTTCCGTGATAGAGGCAATTCGAGGTTGCTTACAGTCAGTTTGCAAGCTCTATAATCCATTAAGCTCGGAAgataataatgaagatatgttgcaagaaattttagagTTTATGAAACATAAAAATCCACAAATTAGAATGGAAACTACCgaattgttttctttcatcttACGAGAATTACCAGTTTCAAAGGAAGTTATCGACAAGAATCTCCAAGATGAGATCATTCCAACAGTGATAAGAATTGTGAATGATACACAACCAACGATAAGAAATTCTGGGTTCGGATGTTTTGCTCAACTTCTTAGAATAATGGGTAGAAACGAAACATTTACAAATGCGCTAGAGAAGTTAGACAGcctgaaaaggaaaaagattcaagagtTATGCGCAAAATTGCCTgaatcatcatcctcaCCATCACTTTCAGCagaaaatcttgaaagGGGCAGGGTGCATTCTGGCAGATTCGATTCAAGACCGTCAAGTTCATCTAGCATTCCATCAAAACGTGTCGCAAGTTCcccattgaaaaaagtgtcGAAGGCAGCCTCGCCCAACGtgcaaaaatcaagaatgTTATTAACGTCACAATCATTAGCAATGCCTAGATCAATGCCAGGATCACCATCGACGAGAACTCCAAACAGCATATCGACAGGAAATGGTACAAAGAGCCCTGTTCAGCTGCAAAAGTTGATTAATGAAAAGCAAAATTGGCTTAAAGAGCGACAGCATTTATCGAATCACATCAATGAATTGACAAGCACACAGAACCGAATTAACGACGAAAACGAGATGTTGCGGGAACAGCTGAAAAACCTGCAGACAGAAATTCATGAAAGGGGACTACAAGTACGATCGAAGGATTTGCAACTGGCCAAATTACAGGATAGAGTAGAGCAATTGCAGGCGCAGGCACACGCGCAATCCCAACAGAACAATCGGCTGCTGCAACTCGAACGTAATCAGCAACAAGCGCCAACATCATTGTCATCAGACACGGCCTCCGCGATATCTACAAATCTCGGAGTAAGGTCTGTATCGTCATCCTCGTTTGAGCCGCTCACTGAAAGAAGCAAGCATCTAAGGACCCCAAGCGAGTCCAGCGACGATCTCCCGCGCCGTGTCGACTCTCTGCAGCTCAACCACTCTCTCGCCTCCAGCAATAATGACATTATCAATGAGGAGAGCTGGAAACGTGCGGCAGAAGTCACGTCGCAGCTGAAGGCAAGAATTGAGCGAATGAGAGCCAAAACCAAGGGAATAAGTAATAATTTCTAA
- the PDC1 gene encoding indolepyruvate decarboxylase 1 (similar to Saccharomyces cerevisiae PDC1 (YLR044C); ancestral locus Anc_5.122) — MSEITLGRYLFERLKQVDTNTIFGLPGDFNLSLLDKIYEVPGMRWAGNANELNAAYAADGYARVKGMAALITTFGVGELSALNGIAGSYAEHVGVLHIVGVPSISSQAKQLLLHHTLGNGDFTVFHRMSANISETTAMLTDIAAAPAEIDRCIRTTYVTQRPVYLGLPANLVDLKVPASLLDTPIDLSLKPNDVSAETEVVDLVLELIKDAKNPIILADACCSRHDVKAETKKLIDVTQFPSFVTPMGKGSIDEQNPRFGGVYVGTLSSPEVKEAVEGADLILSVGALLSDFNTGSFSYSYKTKNIVEFHSDYIKIRNATFPGVQMKFALQKLLTKVAEAAKGYKPVAVPARTPANAESADSTPLKQQWIWNEVGKFLQEGDVVITETGTSAFGINQSHFPNKTYGISQVLWGSIGFTTGATLGAAFAAEEIDPKKRVILFIGDGSLQLTVQEISTMIRWGLKPYLFVLNNDGYTIERLIHGEKAQYNDIQPWKNLDLLPTFGAKDYETHRVATTGEWKKLTTCEKFNENSKIRMIEVMLPVMDAPSSLVAQAKLTASINAKQD, encoded by the coding sequence ATGTCTGAGATTACTTTAGGTCgttatctttttgaaagattaaAGCAAGTTGACACCAACACCATCTTCGGTTTGCCAGGTGATTTCAACTTGTCCTTGTTGGACAAGATTTACGAAGTCCCAGGTATGAGATGGGCTGGTAACGCCAACGAATTGAACGCCGCTTACGCTGCTGATGGTTACGCCAGAGTTAAGGGTATGGCTGCTCTAATCACCACCTTCGGTGTCGGTGAATTGTCTGCTTTGAACGGTATTGCCGGTTCTTACGCTGAACACGTTGGTGTTTTGCACATTGTCGGTGTTCCATCCATCTCCTCTCAAGCTAAACAATTGTTGTTGCATCACACTTTGGGTAATGGTGACTTCACTGTTTTCCACAGAATGTCTGCCAACATTTCTGAGACCACTGCTATGTTGACCGACATTGCTGCTGCCCCAGCTGAGATCGACCGTTGTATCAGAACCACCTACGTCACCCAAAGACCAGTCTACTTGGGTCTACCAGCTAACTTGGTCGACTTGAAGGTCCCAGCTTCTTTGTTGGACACCCCAATTGACTTGTCTTTGAAACCAAACGATGTTTCTGCTGAGACCGAAGTCGTCGACCTAGTCTTGGAATTGATCAAGGATGCTAAGAACCCAATTATCTTGGCTGATGCTTGTTGTTCCAGACACGATGTCAAGGCTGAGACCAAGAAGTTGATTGACGTCACTCAATTCCCATCTTTCGTTACCCCAATGGGTAAGGGTTCTATCGATGAACAAAACCCAAGATTCGGTGGTGTTTACGTTGGTACTCTATCTTCTCCAGAAGTCAAGGAAGCTGTTGAAGGTGCTGACTTGATCTTATCTGTCGGTGCTTTGCTATCCGATTTCAACACCGGTTCTTTCTCTTACTCTTACAAGACCAAGAACATTGTTGAATTCCACTCTGACTACATCAAGATCAGAAACGCTACCTTCCCAGGTgttcaaatgaaattcgCTCTACAAAAATTGTTGACCAAGGTCGCTGAAGCTGCTAAGGGTTACAAGCCAGTTGCAGTTCCAGCTAGAACTCCAGCTAACGCTGAATCCGCTGACTCTACTCCATTGAAGCAACAATGGATCTGGAACGAAGTCGGTAAATTCTTACAAGAAGGTGATGTTGTCATCACTGAAACCGGTACTTCTGCTTTCGGTATCAACCAATCTCACTTCCCAAACAAGACTTACGGTATCTCTCAAGTCTTATGGGGTTCTATTGGTTTCACCACTGGTGCTACTCTAGGTGCTGCTTTCGctgctgaagaaattgaccCAAAGAAGAGAGTTATCTTATTCATTGGTGACGGTTCTCTACAATTGACTGTTCAAGAAATCTCCACCATGATCAGATGGGGTTTGAAACCATACTTATTCGTCTTGAACAACGATGGTTACACCATTGAAAGATTGATTCACGGTGAAAAAGCTCAATACAACGACATTCAACCATGGAAGAACTTGGACCTATTGCCAACCTTCGGTGCCAAGGACTACGAAACTCACAGAGTTGCTACCACTGGTGAATGGAAGAAATTGACCACATGTGAAAAGTTCAACGAAAACTCTAAGATCAGAATGATCGAAGTTATGTTGCCTGTCATGGATGCTCCATCCAGTTTGGTCGCTCAAGCTAAATTGACTGCTTCCATTAACGCTAAGCAAGATTAA
- a CDS encoding uncharacterized protein (similar to Saccharomyces cerevisiae YGR210C; ancestral locus Anc_5.121), producing MPRDPLIGIVGKPSSGKSTTLNSLTDAAAAMGAFPFTTIDPNRATGYVQIDCACSRFGLEKLCKPNYGWCLNGKRHIPIMLLDVAGLVPGAHAGRGLGNKFLDDLRHADALIHVVDVSGTTNEEGKNTRGYDPMQDIEWLQDEIRLWIEGNLKKRWGSIVRRHTATKSSIVDTLQSQFGGYGSHAPMIRRALDRIDDLPPLDKWDDSWITKVVTSFMKEKFPTVLALNKMDHPDADKNVSKIMLKYPDTKAVLTSAITELFLRKLKKQKFISYEEGSEFVDTYEDDPENLRPLDEKTMNRIENIRDLVLYRFGSTGVVQVLQAATEVLNLMPVYTVRNIQTFTGGNGQNVFRDCFLVKKGTSVAKVSKYIMGTELTVAAIETVGGVRVSEDSLVEPGKNDILSFKIAPRSKE from the coding sequence ATGCCCAGAGATCCTCTTATCGGTATTGTTGGTAAACCGTCTTCGGGGAAATCAACTACATTGAACTCTTTGACAGATGCAGCGGCTGCAATGGGGGCATTTCCCTTCACAACTATCGATCCCAATCGTGCTACTGGATATGTCCAGATAGACTGCGCATGTTCACGATTCGGGTTAGAAAAACTTTGTAAACCCAATTATGGCTGGTGCTTGAATGGTAAGCGACACATTCCTATTATGTTGCTGGATGTAGCTGGTTTAGTTCCTGGTGCGCATGCCGGTAGAGGACTTGGTAATAAGTTCTTGGATGATCTGAGACATGCGGATGCATTGATTCATGTTGTAGATGTAAGTGGAACCACCAACGAAGAGGGTAAAAATACTAGAGGATATGATCCAATGCAGGATATTGAGTGGCTTCAAGATGAGATTCGACTCTGGATTGAAggtaatttgaaaaagcgTTGGGGTTCGATTGTGCGCAGGCACACGGCTACCAAATCTAGTATTGTGGATACATTGCAAAGTCAATTTGGTGGCTACGGGTCGCATGCGCCTATGATTCGGAGAGCTTTGGATAGAATAGATGATTTACCGCCTTTGGATAAGTGGGATGATTCGTGGATCACCAAAGTTGTGACATCTTTCATGAAGGAGAAATTTCCAACAGTTTTGGCGCTAAATAAGATGGATCACCCAGATGCGGATAAGAATGTTTCTAAGATTATGCTGAAATATCCAGATACTAAAGCCGTACTGACAAGTGCTATAACGGAACTATTTCTAAGAAAGCTGAAGAAGCAGAAATTCATTTCTTATGAGGAAGGTTCGGAATTCGTCGATACGTATGAGGATGATCCAGAGAATTTAAGGCCATtagatgaaaaaacaatGAATAGGATTGAAAATATAAGAGATTTGGTGCTTTACAGATTTGGCTCTACTGGTGTCGTACAGGTTTTGCAAGCCGCTACAGAGGTTTTGAATCTGATGCCAGTATATACCGTCAGAAATATTCAAACATTTACGGGCGGTAATGGACAAAACGTTTTCAGAGACTGTTTTTTGGTAAAAAAGGGTACATCAGTTGCGAAAGTCTCCAAATACATTATGGGCACGGAATTAACTGTTGCTGCAATTGAAACGGTCGGGGGAGTTAGAGTGAGTGAAGATAGTTTAGTTGAACCAGGTAAGAACGATATTCTAAGTTTTAAGATTGCACCAAGAAGCAAAGAATAA
- the ZPR1 gene encoding zinc finger-containing protein ZPR1 (similar to Saccharomyces cerevisiae ZPR1 (YGR211W); ancestral locus Anc_5.120), translating into MSLQETGQKEAEQVGNGLFKPVGEAVEDMQEESKFNGVSDGGEMEANQDLVRTTDASDSMGHPIQEIESLCMNCHQNGTTRLLLTSIPYFREVVLMSFECPHCGFKNSEIQSASAIQEKGSKYILKIENSEDFNREIIKSENATCKFVELDIEIPAKKGQLTTVEGLLNEMIEDLESDQPARKAIDENLHDRIDEFIKKVRSYMNCEPNTVPLTFVLDDPAGNSWIEYKPGEPLHKWSHAEYLRTDEQNVEVGIITKDQLEQRRKEKLEELSNRDRNPSQSVKVDSTSSNFLSDATEIENFNNEVQTFKITCPSCMHECECHMKPVNIPHFKEVIIMSTVCEHCGYRSNEVKTGGAIPEKGRKITLYCDDPADLSRDILKSESCSMTIPELSVEIQEGTLGGRFTTLEGILKQVYDELESRVFSQTSDSMDEPTKQRWLAFFDKLKSALDGKVKFNVIMVDPLAGSYIQNVYAPDPDPNMTIEDYERTEQQNDDYGLNDMKVDQQ; encoded by the coding sequence ATGTCGTTGCAAGAAACAGGACAGAAAGAAGCAGAGCAAGTCGGAAATGGCTTGTTCAAGCCCGTGGGTGAAGCAGTTGAGGATATGCAAGAGGAGTCAAAGTTTAATGGGGTTTCAGATGGTGGTGAAATGGAGGCAAATCAAGACCTTGTTAGAACCACGGATGCTTCTGATTCCATGGGACATCCGATTCAAGAGATTGAGTCGTTGTGTATGAATTGTCACCAAAATGGTACTACCAGACTGTTGCTGACGTCCATTCCATACTTTAGAGAAGTTGTCCTAATGTCATTCGAGTGTCCACATTGTGggttcaaaaattctgaaattcAATCTGCCTCCGCTATTCAGGAGAAAGGTTCAAAATACATTCTTAAAATCGAGAATAGTGAGGATTTCAATAGGGAAATTATCAAATCCGAAAATGCAACATGCAAGTTTGTCGAACTAGACATTGAAATCCCTGCGAAGAAAGGTCAGCTGACTACAGTTGAAGGCTTATTAAATGAGATGATTGAGGATTTAGAATCTGATCAGCCAGCCAGAAAGGCAATCGACGAAAATCTTCACGACAGGattgatgaatttatcaAGAAGGTCAGGAGCTATATGAATTGCGAGCCGAATACGGTGCCACTCACCTTTGTCTTGGATGATCCAGCAGGAAATTCATGGATTGAATATAAACCGGGTGAGCCTTTGCATAAATGGTCTCACGCTGAATATTTGAGAACTGACGAACAGAATGTCGAAGTCGGCATTATTACAAAGGATCAACTAGAGCAACGTCGCAAGGAAAAACTGGAAGAATTATCAAATCGTGACAGGAACCCTTCGCAGTCAGTTAAAGTCGATTCAACgtcatcaaattttttatccgATGCAACTGAGATAGAAAACTTCAATAACGAAGTTCAAACTTTTAAGATAACCTGTCCTTCATGTATGCATGAATGTGAATGCCACATGAAGCCCGTTAACATTCCTCATTTCAAGGAAGTTATCATTATGTCTACAGTATGCGAGCATTGTGGTTATAGGTCTAACGAGGTCAAAACAGGTGGTGCCATACCAGAGAAAGGTAGGAAAATCACACTTTATTGTGACGATCCTGCAGATTTATCTCGTGATATCTTGAAATCAGAATCCTGTTCGATGACTATCCCAGAACTCAGTGTTGAAATCCAGGAGGGAACTCTAGGGGGTAGGTTCACAACTTTAGAAGGCATACTGAAACAAGTTTATGATGAACTTGAATCTCGTGTATTTTCTCAAACTTCAGACTCGATGGATGAGCCAACGAAGCAACGTTGGCTAGCGTTCTTCGATAAATTGAAGAGTGCGTTGGATGGAAAAGTTAAATTCAACGTAATAATGGTAGATCCTCTTGCAGGTTCTTACATTCAAAATGTATATGCGCCAGACCCTGACCCAAATATGACCATAGAAGATTATGAAAGAACCGAACAACAAAATGATGATTATGGGTTAAATGACATGAAAGTAGACCAACAATAG